In Carassius gibelio isolate Cgi1373 ecotype wild population from Czech Republic chromosome B4, carGib1.2-hapl.c, whole genome shotgun sequence, one DNA window encodes the following:
- the LOC127956511 gene encoding filamin-C isoform X8 gives MMSNNTYFDQQLPPQYYQGTDNGEDGDEEMPATEKDLAEDAPWKKIQQNTFTRWCNEHLKCLNKKINDLQKDLSDGLKLIGLLEVLSQKKMYRKYHARPNFRQMKLENVSVALEFLEREHIKLVSIDSKAIVDGNLKLILGLIWTLILHYSISMPMWEDEDDEDARKLTPKQRLLGWIQNKVPQLPINNFHRDWRDGKALGALVDNCAPGLCPDWETWDPSQPVENAREAMQQADDWLGVPQVIAPEEIVDPNVDEHSVMTYLSQFPKAKLKPGAPLRSKTLHPKRAKAYGPGIEPRGNVVLRPAEFVVETVEAGLGEVLVYVEDPEGHTEEARVIPKNDRNRSYSVLYVPKVEGLHKVKVLFAGQDIDRSPFLVNVSKALGDPNKVQARGPGLEPVGNVANKPTYFDIYTAGAGAGDVGVIIVDSQGRRDTVEIILENKGDSVFRCTYGPILEGPHTIYVTFAGQQIPRSPFTVHISEASNPNACRAIGRGLQPKGVRVKEVADFKVYTKGAGSGELRVQVKGPRGGDEPVKVQELGDGVYECDYYPIFTGKYIITITWGGHAIPRSPFEVVISEDAGPQKVRAWGPGLETGMVGKSADFVVEAIGTEVGTLGFSIEGPSQAKIECDDKGDGSCDVLYWPTEPGDYAVHVICDDEDIKDSPFMAHILPAANDVFPEKIKCYGPGLEPTGCIVNKPAEFTIDARGAGRGHLQIYAQDSEGFPINIQITDNGDSTYFCIYIPTKPIKHTIVITWGEVNVPNSPFRVAIGEGSHPENVKVHGPGVEKTGLKASEPTYFTVDCSEAGQGDVSIGIKCAPGVVGPAEADIDFDIIKNDNDTFTVKYTPPGAGRYTIMVLFADQEIPISPFRIKVDPSHDANKVKAEGPGLNKTGVEVGKPTHFTIYTKGAGKATPEVHFTTAGKGEAVSDFEIIDNHDYSFTVRYTALQQGNMSISVCHGGDPIPKSPFTITVAPPLDLNKVKVQGLNNKVDVGKDEEFTINTRGAGGQGKVDVKITSPSRRPIPCKVESGTSNEVYTVKYIPPEEGPYKVDISYDGNPVPGSPFTVEGEMPPDPSKVRAYGPGLKGGIVGKPAPFAIDTKGAGTGGLGLTVEGPCEAKIECQDNGDGSCSVSYLPTEPGEYSINILFADAHIPGSPFKAMVQSVFDPSKVTASGPGLERGKVNEAASFTVDCSKAGEAELTIEIISDSGAQAEVHVQNNSDGTYSITYIPPFHGMYTITIKYGGHAVPKFPARVQVDPALDTSGIKVYGPGVEPRGVLREVTTHFVIDTRVHSKMGGNHVKVRIVNPSGANTDAYITDKGDGTYRVEYTAFEDGVHLIEVLYDDVPVPKSPFRVAVTEGCDPSRVRAYGPGLEEGLVNKPNRFTVETRGAGTGGLGLAIEGPSEAKMSCKDNKDGSCSVEYIPFTPGEYDVNITFGGLPIPGSPFRVPVRELVDPSKVKCSGPGLGSGVRAHVPQTFTVDCSKAGLAPLEVLLYGPTGMTEPVNITDNGEGIHTVTYTPAKDGPYTVCVKYADQEVPRSPFKIKVLPAHDASKVRASGPGLNASGVPASLPVEFTIDARDAGEGLLTVQILDPEGKPKKANIRDNRDGTYTVSYVPDMTGRYTITIKYGGDEIPYSPYRIHALPSGDASKCHVTVSIGGHGLGSGLGPTIQIGEETVITVDAKAAGKGKVTCKVSTPDGAELDVDVVENADGTFDIYYTAPEPGKYVITIRFGGEHIPNSPFHVVATEEPVTAVDAMEPMLRPFNLVIPFTVQKGEITGEVRMPSGKTARPHITDNKDGTVTVKYAPTEKGLHEMDIKYDGNHIPGSPLQFYVDAINSGHVNAYGPGLSHGMVNKPATFTIVTKDAGEGGLSLAVEGPSKAEISCKDNKDGTCTVSYLPTAPGDYNIIVKFDDKHIAGSPFTAKITGDDSMRTSELNVGTSTDVSLKITETDLSSLTASIRAPSGNEEPCLLKRLPNRHIGISFTPKEVGEHVVSVKKNGKHVTNSPFKIMVGQSEIGDASKVKVFGKGLIEGHTFEVAEFIVDTRTAGYGGLGLSIEGPSKVDINCSDVEDGTCKVTYCPTEPGTYIINIKFADQHVPGSPFTVKVLGEGRMKESITRKRQAPSIASVGSTCDLNLKIPGNWFQMVSAQERHTRTFTRSSHTYTRTERTEISKTRAGETKREVRVEESTQVGGDPFRDVFGGFRGRESRGTYSSAQGRQSEGESGTQEMTAQVTSPSGNTEDAEIIEGEDSTYSVRFVPQEMGPHTVNVKYRGQHVPGSPFQFTVGPLGEGGPHKVRAGGTGLDRGVAGVPAEFSIWTREAGAGGLSIAVEGPSKAEISFEDRKDGSCGVAYVVQEPGDYEVSIKFNDEHIPDSPFIVPIASVSDDGRLLTVTSLQEMGLKVNQEASFAVQLNGARGAIDAKVHTPSGAVEECYITELDNDKHAIRFIPRENGVHSIDVRFNGSHIPGSPFKIRVGEPGQAGDPGMVTAFGAGLEGGTTGVPSDFIVNTCNAGSGALSVTIDGPSKVKMDCQECPEGYKVTYTPMAPGSYLISIKYGGPQHIVGSPFKAKVSGARLSGGHSLHETSSVLVETVMKSSSVAGSFSTLPKFSSDASKVISRGAGLSKAFIGQKNTFTVDCSKAGTNMLMVGVHGPKTPCEEVYVKHMGNRMYNVTYTVKEKGDYILIVKWGEEMVPGSPFHVTVP, from the exons ATAGTAAAGCTATAGTGGACGGCAACCTAAAACTGATCCTGGGGCTGATATGGACCCTTATTCTGCACTACTCTATTTCCATGCCCATGTGGGAGGATGAGGACGATGAAGACGCCCGGAAGCTGACGCCCAAACAGCGCCTTCTGGGCTGGATCCAGAACAAGGTCCCCCAGCTGCCCATCAACAACTTCCACAGGGACTGGAGAGATGGCAAAGCCCTCGGTGCACTGGTGGATAATTGCGCACCTG GCCTGTGTCCGGACTGGGAGACATGGGACCCGAGTCAGCCAGTGGAGAATGCAAGAGAAGCCATGCAACAAGCTGACGACTGGCTCGGTGTGCCTCAG GTGATCGCACCTGAGGAGATCGTGGATCCTAATGTGGACGAGCACTCAGTGATGACCTACCTGTCTCAGTTCCCCAAAGCCAAACTCAAGCCTGGTGCCCCACTGCGATCTAAAACCCTGCACCCCAAGAGAGCCAAGGCCTATGGTCCAG GGATTGAGCCCAGAGGTAATGTTGTGTTGAGGCCAGCTGAGTTTGTGGTGGAGACCGTGGAGGCCGGGCTTGGAGAGGTGTTGGTGTACGTGGAGGATCCAGAAGGCCACACAGAAGAG GCCAGAGTAATTCCCAAGAATGACAGGAACAGGAGCTACTCTGTGCTCTATGTCCCGAAAGTGGAGGGCCTGCATAAG GTGAAGGTGTTGTTTGCTGGACAGGACATTGACAGAAGCCCTTTCCTAGTAAATGTGTCTAAAGCACTGGGTGACCCAAACAAGGTGCAGGCCCGTGGGCCAGGTTTGGAACCGGTGGGGAATGTGGCCAATAAACCCACCTATTTTGACATCTACACAGCAG GTGCGGGAGCGGGCGATGTCGGTGTGATCATTGTGGACTCTCAGGGCCGCAGAGACACAGTGGAGATCATTCTGGAAAACAAGGGCGACAGTGTTTTCCGCTGCACATACGGCCCCATTTTGGAGGGCCCTCACACTATATATGTGACATTCGCTGGCCAGCAGATACCCAGAAGCCCTTTCACTGTCCACATCTCAGAGG CAAGCAACCCCAATGCCTGTCGGGCCATCGGGCGCGGCCTGCAGCCCAAGGGTGTGCGTGTGAAGGAGGTGGCCGACTTTAAGGTGTACACGAAGGGAGCAGGCAGTGGAGAACTACGTGTGCAAGTCAAAGGGCCAA GAGGTGGCGATGAGCCTGTGAAGGTGCAAGAGCTGGGTGACGGTGTGTATGAATGTGATTACTACCCCATTTTCACTGGAAAATACATTATCACCATTACTTGGGGTGGCCACGCCATTCCCCGCAG cCCATTTGAGGTGGTCATAAGTGAAGATGCAGGCCCTCAGAAGGTGAGGGCTTGGGGTCCAGGCTTGGAGACAGGCATGGTTGGCAAATCAGCTgactttgtggtcgaggccattGGCACTGAGGTTGGAACTCTGG GTTTCTCCATCGAAGGCCCCTCACAGGCTAAGATAGAGTGTGATGATAAGGGAGATGGGTCTTGTGATGTTTTGTACTGGCCCACTGAGCCTGGTGACTATGCGGTCCATGTCATCTGTGATGATGAAGATATCAAAGACAGCCCATTTATGGCCCACATCCTCCCTGCAGCCAATGACGTCTTTCCTGAGAAG ATTAAGTGCTACGGCCCTGGGCTAGAACCAACCGGGTGCATTGTAAACAAACCTGCTGAATTTACAATTGACGCCCGTGGAGCTGGAAGAGGACATCTACAGATTTACGCTCAG GATTCAGAAGGCTTCCCAATCAACATCCAGATCACAGATAATGGTGACAGCACATATTTCTGCATCTACATACCCACCAAGCCCATCAAACACACTATCGTCATCACCTGGGGAGAGGTCAACGTTCCCAACAGTCCATTCAGG GTGGCCATTGGAGAAGGCAGTCATCCAGAGAACGTGAAGGTTCATGGTCCTGGAGTAGAGAAGACTGGCTTGAAGGCCAGTGAACCCACTTACTTTACTGTGGATTGCAGTGAGGCCGGACAAG GAGATGTCAGCATTGGGATTAAATGTGCTCCTGGCGTGGTGGGACCTGCCGAAGCAGATATTGATTTTGATATCATTAAAAATGACAACGACACATTCACAGTGAAGTATACGCCCCCTGGAGCAGGACGCTACACCATCATGGTGCTATTTGCTGATCAA GAAATTCCAATCAGCCCCTTCCGTATCAAAGTTGATCCATCCCATGATGCTAATAAAGTGAAAGCAGAGGGTCCCGGACTCAACAAGACAG GTGTGGAAGTGGGCAAGCCGACCCACTTCACGATCTACACTAAAGGAGCAGGCAAGGCAACACCTGAGGTTCACTTTACCACAGCTGGGAAAGGAGAAGCCGTCAGTGACTTCGAGATCATCGATAACCATGACTATTCTTTCACTGTGCGTTACACTGCGTTACAGCAG GGTAACATGAGCATATCTGTGTGCCATGGTGGTGACCCTATCCCCAAAAGCCCTTTTACCATCACTGTTGCCCCTCCTTTGGATCTCAACAAGGTCAAAGTTCAAGGACTCAACAACA AAGTCGACGTAGGGAAAGATGAGGAGTTTACCATTAACACACGTGGTGCGGGAGGTCAAGGAAAGGTGGACGTCAAGATTACATCACCTTCTCGCCGGCCAATCCCGTGCAAGGTTGAATCTGGAACATCCAATGAGGTGTACACTGTTAAATACATTCCCCCTGAAGAGGGGCCCTACAAAGTGGACATCAGCTATGATGGAAACCCTGTGCCTGGAAGTCCTTTCACGGTGGAGGGAGAGATGCCTCCAGATCCCTCAAAG GTACGAGCCTATGGCCCTGGCCTAAAGGGAGGTATTGTGGGTAAACCTGCTCCATTTGCCATTGACACCAAAGGTGCAGGTACAGGGGGTCTCGGGCTGACTGTGGAGGGTCCATGTGAAGCCAAGATTGAGTGCCAGGACAATGGAGATGGATCTTGCTCGGTATCCTATCTGCCCACTGAGCCTGGAGAGTATTCCATCAACATCCTGTTTGCTGATGCTCACATCCCTGGTTCTCCCTTCAAAGCCATGGTGCAGTCTGTCTTTGACCCCAGCAAGGTCACAGCTAGTGGACCAGGGCTGGAGAGAGGAAAGGTCAATGAAGCGGCTTCGTTCACAGTGGACTGCTCTAAAGCAGGCGAGGCGGAGTTGACCATTGAGATTATTTCAGATTCAGGAGCGCAGGCTGAGGTTCATGTCCAGAATAACAGCGATGGAACATATTCTATCACCTACATCCCTCCTTTCCATGGAATGTACACCATCACGATTAAATATGGAGGACATGCAGTGCCGAAGTTCCCTGCGAGGGTTCAGGTGGATCCTGCTCTCGATACAAGTGGAATCAAGGTCTACGGTCCAGGAGTGGAACCCAGAG GGGTGCTTCGAGAGGTCACTACACACTTTGTCATTGACACTCGGGTTCACAGCAAGATGGGTGGAAACCACGTCAAAGTTCGGATTGTTAACCCATCAGGTGCCAACACTGATGCGTACATCACTGACAAAGGAGATGGCACTTATAGAGTGGAGTATACAGCATTTGAGGATG GTGTGCATCTGATAGAGGTGCTGTATGATGACGTACCTGTTCCTAAGAGCCCATTTAGGGTGGCGGTAACCGAAGGTTGTGATCCCAGCCGTGTACGTGCCTATGGTCCTGGTCTGGAAGAGGGTCTGGTCAACAAACCCAACCGCTTCACTGTGGAGACCAG GGGTGCTGGCACAGGTGGCCTTGGATTGGCCATCGAGGGTCCATCAGAAGCTAAGATGTCTTGTAAAGATAACAAAGATGGCAGCTGTAGCGTGGAGTATATTCCTTTCACTCCTGGAGAATATGATGTCAACATTACTTTCGGAGGTCTGCCTATCCCAG GTAGCCCATTCAGGGTGCCTGTGAGGGAGCTAGTGGATCCAAGTAAGGTGAAGTGTTCTGGTCCTGGTTTGGGAAGCGGAGTAAGAGCCCACGTTCCTCAAACCTTCACCGTGGACTGCAGCAAAGCAGGACTCGCCCCACTAGAGGTGCTTCTGTATGGACCCACAG GGATGACAGAGCCAGTGAATATCACAGACAACGGTGAAGGCATACACACGGTGACCTACACTCCTGCTAAAGATGGACCTTACACTGTGTGTGTCAAATATGCAGACCAAGAAGTGCCACGCAG TCCGTTTAAGATCAAGGTGTTGCCTGCTCATGATGCCAGTAAAGTTCGTGCCAGCGGTCCCGGACTGAACGCTTCCGGTGTTCCCGCCAGCCTGCCGGTGGAGTTCACCATCGATGCCCGTGACGCAGGCGAGGGGCTTCTCACCGTACAGATACTG GACCCAGAAGGAAAACCAAAGAAAGCCAACATTCGAGATAACAGAGATGGAACATACACCGTGTCCTACGTCCCAGATATGACGGGACGCTACACTATTACAATCAAATATGGTGGAGATGAGATCCCATACTCACCCTATCGCATACATGCGCTGCCCAGTGGAGATGCCAGCAAATGCCATGTAACAG TGTCAATTGGGGGACACGGATTGG GCTCTGGGCTCGGACCCACTATTCAAATTGGCGAGGAGACCGTTATCACTGTGGATGCAAAGGCTGCTGGGAAGGGGAAAGTCACCTGCAAAGTGTCAACTCCAGACGGTGCAGAGCTAGACGTGGATGTGGTGGAGAACGCAGACGGGACATTTGATATCTATTATACTGCTCCAGAGCCTGGGAAATACGTCATAACCATTCGCTTTGGAGGAGAGCACATTCCCAACAGCCCCTTCCATGTGGTG GCCACAGAGGAACCAGTCACTGCAGTGGATGCCATGGAGCCAATGCTCCGCCCGTTCAATCTGGTTATTCCATTTACTGTGCAAAAGGGGGAGATTACAG gtgaggTACGCATGCCATCTGGTAAAACCGCCCGTCCACACATCACTGATAACAAGGACGGGACTGTGACGGTCAAATATGCCCCCACTGAGAAGGGCCTACATGAGATGGACATCAAATATGATGGCAACCACATACCAG GAAGTCCGCTGCAGTTCTATGTGGATGCTATTAACAGCGGACATGTGAATGCATACGGTCCTGGTCTGAGTCATGGCATGGTCAACAAACCCGCCACCTTCACTATCGTCACTAAGGATGCTGGAGaag GTGGTCTGTCTTTGGCAGTGGAAGGCCCTTCTAAAGCAGAGATCAGCTGTAAAGATAATAAAGATGGCACCTGCACTGTGTCCTACCTGCCAACGGCCCCAGGAGACTATAATATAATCGTCAAGTTTGATGACAAGCACATCGCTGGAAGCCCCTTTACAGCCAAGATCACAG GTGATGACTCCATGAGGACGTCTGAGCTGAACGTTGGCACATCCACAGACGTGTCACTGAAGATCACAGAGACAGACCTGAGCTCCCTGACTGCTAGCATCAGAGCCCCATCTGGAAACGAGGAGCCCTGCCTGCTGAAGAGACTTCCAAACCGACACATCG GAATATCCTTCACTCCTAAAGAGGTGGGTGAGCATGTGGTCAGCGTGAAGAAGAATGGAAAACACGTGACCAACAGCCCATTCAAGATCATGGTGGGCCAGTCTGAGATAGGAGACGCCAGTAAGGTGAAGGTGTTTGGGAAAGGACTGATTGAAGGACACACCTTTGAAGTGGCTGAGTTCATTGTGGACACCAGAACTGCAG GTTATGGAGGTCTCGGTCTGTCCATCGAGGGGCCCAGCAAAGTTGACATTAACTGTTCGGACGTGGAAGATGGAACCTGTAAAGTGACCTACTGCCCAACCGAACCCGGAACTTACATCATCAACATCAAATTTGCAGACCAACATGTGCCAG GAAGTCCATTTACAGTGAAGGTTCTGGGTGAAGGAAGAATGAAGGAGAGCATCACCAGAAAGAGGCAGGCGCCCTCTATTGCCTCGGTGGGCAGCACTTGCGACCTCAACCTCAAGATTCCAG GGAACTGGTTTCAGATGGTGTCGGCCCAAGAGCGGCACACGCGTACCTTCACCCGCAGCAGCCACACCTACACACGAACAGAACGCACCGAGATCAGCAAGACCCGTGCGGGCGAGACCAAACGGGAAGTGCGGGTGGAAGAGAGCACCCAGGTGGGGGGCGACCCCTTTAGGGATGTTTTCGGTGGATTCCGGGGCAGGGAGAGCCGGGGAACCTACAGCAGCGCCCAGGGCCGACAatcagagg GTGAATCAGGTACACAGGAAATGACTGCACAGGTGACGAGTCCCAGCGGCAACACAGAGGACGCTGAGATCATAGAGGGAGAGGACAGCACCTATAGTGTGCGTTTTGTGCCTCAGGAGATGGGCCCCCACACTGTCAATGTCAAATACAGGGGACAGCATGTCCCCGGAAGCCCCTTCCAGTTCACCGTGGGGCCCCTGGGAGAGGGAGGGCCCCATAAGGTTCGGGCTGGTGGTACTGGTTTGGACAGAGGTGTGGCTGGAGTACCAG CTGAGTTCAGTATCTGGACCCGTGAGGCCGGTGCTGGTGGTTTGTCCATAGCTGTCGAGGGGCCCAGCAAAGCAGAAATTTCCTTTGAGGACAGGAAGGATGGTTCCTGTGGGGTGGCCTATGTGGTGCAGGAACCTG ggGACTATGAAGTTTCAATCAAATTTAACGACGAGCATATCCCAGACAGCCCTTTTATCGTTCCTATTGCATCAGTGTCAGATGACGGCCGCCTGCTCACCGTCACCAGCCTGCAG GAGATGGGTCTGAAGGTGAATCAAGAAGCCTCGTTTGCCGTGCAGCTGAACGGAGCGCGAGGGGCGATTGATGCAAAGGTTCACACACCATCTGGAGCAGTGGAGGAGTGTTACATCACCGAGCTAGACAATG ATAAACACGCCATACGGTTTATTCCACGAGAGAACGGCGTCCACTCCATCGATGTCCGTTTTAACGGGAGTCACATCCCTGGCAGTCCCTTCAAGATCCGTGTAGGGGAACCCGGCCAGGCGGGAGATCCAGGAATGGTGACGGCTTTCGGGGCTGGACTGGAGGGGGGAACTACAG GTGTACCGTCAGACTTCATTGTAAACACGTGTAACGCTGGCTCAGGAGCTCTGTCGGTCACCATCGACGGCCCATCGAAGGTGAAGATGGATTGTCAGGAGTGTCCAGAAGGATACAAGGTCACCTACACACCCATGGCTCCCGGTAGCTACCTCATCTCCATTAAATACGGAGGACCGCAGCATATCGTGGGCAGCCCCTTCAAAGCCAAAGTCTCTG GTGCACGTCTGTCCGGAGGACACTCTCTGCACGAAACGTCATCGGTTCTGGTGGAAACGGTCATGAAATCGTCCTCAGTGGCCGGATCCTTCTCTACTCTGCCGAAGTTCTCGTCCGACGCCAGTAAGGTGATCTCCAGGGGGGCCGGACTCTCCAAAGCCTTCATTGGCCAGAAGAACACCTTCACAGTGGACTGCAGTAAAGCAG GGACAAATATGTTGATGGTAGGAGTGCACGGGCCAAAGACTCCCTGTGAGGAAGTGTACGTCAAGCACATGGGCAACAGAATGTACAATGTCACATACACAGTGAAGGAGAAAGGCGACTACATCCTGATAGTCAAATGGGGTGAAGAAATGGTGCCCGGAAGCCCTTTCCACGTCACCGTGCCTTAA